The Nitrospira sp. KM1 genome includes a window with the following:
- a CDS encoding DUF5989 family protein: protein MQHATDRQMARQAGGVSLFHVFDDYGEEKGGSMNFASGVREYSQLIHEVRIYFSERRSYWLAPLIFAILMLATLAFFLEGSVMAPAMYSIF from the coding sequence ATGCAGCACGCGACAGATCGCCAAATGGCACGGCAAGCAGGCGGTGTAAGTCTATTCCACGTTTTTGACGACTACGGTGAGGAGAAGGGAGGGTCTATGAATTTTGCGTCAGGAGTTCGAGAGTACTCTCAGTTAATCCATGAGGTGCGCATCTACTTCAGTGAGCGGAGATCCTACTGGCTGGCGCCGCTGATTTTCGCCATCTTGATGCTCGCAACGCTGGCGTTCTTTCTCGAAGGCAGCGTCATGGCTCCAGCCATGTATTCGATCTTCTGA
- a CDS encoding glycosyltransferase, with the protein MESHRRIRGGTTMSTTSTPLAAATETALKEIGAADILVGIPSYNNAATVGHVVRAVGAGLAKYYPKERTVLVNSDGGSSDDTTRIVAQTAVDHQHFLIADRQSVLHRIVTPYHGIPGKGSAFRTIFEIARRLKAKACAVVDADLRSISPEWIEMLLRPMIDQGYDYVAPFYLRHKYDGTITNSLAYPLTRALYGKQIRQPIGGEFGFSGALATHYVDQHVWDSEVARFGIDIWMTTEAIASGARVCQSFLGAKIHNPKDPASDLSAMLRQVVGSLFASMEQHVDVWSKVEGSQPVPLFGFPYEVGVEPVRVDVDTMVAHFKQGLSDLEPIWKQILTPGSLEELIDLNPQAQADCRIPDELWARIVFDAATAYHRQSLPREHLLKSLTPLYLGRTASFVRATQGLTSAEAEHTIDNLCMTFERSKPYLLARWSERESQPGERTLGSRPTTDTGRSS; encoded by the coding sequence GTGGAATCCCACCGCCGAATCCGTGGCGGCACCACTATGAGCACCACCTCCACACCGTTGGCGGCCGCGACAGAGACCGCTCTTAAGGAAATCGGGGCTGCCGATATCTTGGTCGGCATTCCCAGCTACAACAATGCGGCCACGGTCGGTCATGTGGTCCGTGCCGTCGGCGCCGGCCTTGCCAAATATTATCCAAAGGAACGGACCGTGCTGGTCAACTCCGACGGCGGATCATCTGACGACACGACCCGCATCGTGGCCCAAACCGCAGTCGACCATCAGCACTTTCTGATTGCCGACCGGCAAAGCGTGCTTCACCGGATCGTGACTCCGTATCACGGCATCCCCGGGAAGGGAAGTGCGTTCAGGACCATTTTTGAAATCGCCAGACGTCTGAAAGCCAAGGCCTGCGCCGTCGTCGATGCCGATCTCCGCAGTATCTCTCCGGAATGGATCGAGATGCTGCTACGGCCCATGATCGACCAGGGCTATGACTATGTGGCGCCCTTCTATCTCAGGCACAAATATGACGGCACCATTACCAACAGTCTGGCCTATCCGCTGACGAGAGCGCTCTACGGGAAACAAATCCGTCAGCCCATCGGCGGAGAGTTCGGCTTTTCCGGCGCCTTGGCCACACATTATGTCGATCAGCACGTCTGGGATTCCGAGGTGGCGAGGTTCGGCATCGACATTTGGATGACGACCGAGGCCATCGCGAGCGGAGCGCGAGTGTGCCAAAGTTTCCTTGGCGCAAAAATTCACAATCCCAAGGATCCTGCATCCGATTTGTCGGCCATGCTTCGGCAGGTCGTGGGTTCCCTATTCGCTTCGATGGAACAGCACGTCGACGTATGGTCCAAAGTGGAAGGATCGCAGCCCGTCCCTCTCTTTGGTTTTCCCTACGAGGTCGGCGTGGAACCCGTCCGTGTCGACGTGGATACCATGGTCGCTCATTTCAAACAGGGATTGTCCGATCTTGAGCCGATTTGGAAACAGATATTGACCCCCGGAAGCCTCGAGGAACTGATCGATCTCAACCCACAAGCACAGGCAGACTGCCGTATTCCCGACGAACTGTGGGCGCGTATTGTGTTCGATGCCGCGACGGCCTATCACCGCCAGAGCTTGCCGCGCGAACATCTCCTCAAATCGCTGACGCCGCTGTATCTGGGACGAACCGCCTCTTTCGTACGTGCGACCCAAGGCCTGACCTCCGCCGAGGCTGAACACACGATTGACAACCTCTGCATGACGTTTGAGCGCAGCAAGCCCTATTTGCTCGCACGCTGGTCGGAACGGGAATCGCAGCCTGGCGAACGTACACTCGGGTCACGGCCGACAACGGACACTGGGAGGTCGTCATGA
- a CDS encoding XRE family transcriptional regulator, which produces MASESHLESRVLEDIETGTIDPPASLLESIAASLKIPVAWMFSHPTAFQQLFHESDDEDGDKPEEPDPVTARILSASRMDHSLYVLLTVLMQHADPKLLRAAEASLRSLVKQSKQSSIPWQNRPSGHFEPPSD; this is translated from the coding sequence TTGGCATCGGAATCGCATCTTGAATCTCGTGTTCTTGAAGACATCGAAACCGGGACGATAGACCCGCCGGCATCTTTGCTCGAATCGATAGCCGCCTCGCTGAAAATTCCTGTGGCGTGGATGTTCAGTCATCCCACCGCATTTCAACAACTATTTCACGAATCGGATGATGAGGATGGTGACAAGCCGGAAGAACCCGATCCGGTCACCGCGCGCATTTTGTCCGCGTCTCGGATGGACCACTCTCTCTATGTGCTCCTGACAGTACTCATGCAACATGCCGATCCCAAATTATTACGAGCTGCGGAGGCGAGCCTGCGGAGTCTCGTCAAGCAGTCAAAACAGTCGAGCATCCCGTGGCAAAATAGGCCCTCGGGCCATTTCGAACCACCGAGCGATTGA
- a CDS encoding class I SAM-dependent rRNA methyltransferase: MSLIEEKPVGRAILTREKEIVGTRHPWIYAGFVQRVSGDPKAGDLIDLHLQNGRFYARGFFNPDSKIRVRILSFNDTPVTPGFWRERIAQADRLRRRIVSGTNAYRVIYGEADLLPGLIVDRYDDVLVMQTLSAGMDRRKDLLAGMLCDVCGVTRIYMRNDAKSRMLEGLPLETGFVRGSGSTTVEVHEGPARFVVNVSEGQKTGWFCDQRENRMVAARIVAGAHVLEGFCHTGAFGIHAALEGASSVTGIDVSAEALSLARRHAAMNGVETRCSYHQGDAFEEMRRMNREGERYDVVFLDPPAFARSKQAVPKALAGYKDVNLLGIRLTKPDGILVTSSCSHHVSEEAFKNAIYKAAYDAKRQLKLLELRGQGRDHPILPEMPETRYLKCLLFHVA; this comes from the coding sequence ATGAGTTTGATCGAAGAGAAGCCTGTTGGACGGGCGATCCTGACGCGCGAGAAGGAAATCGTCGGAACCAGGCATCCGTGGATCTATGCCGGATTCGTCCAACGGGTCTCAGGCGACCCGAAAGCCGGCGATCTCATCGATCTTCATCTTCAAAACGGACGCTTTTATGCGAGAGGCTTTTTCAACCCCGACTCAAAAATCCGCGTACGGATTCTCTCATTCAATGACACGCCGGTCACACCTGGGTTCTGGAGAGAACGGATCGCACAAGCAGACCGGCTACGCCGCCGCATCGTGTCTGGTACCAATGCCTATCGGGTCATCTACGGCGAAGCCGATCTCTTGCCTGGCCTGATCGTGGACCGGTACGACGATGTCCTGGTCATGCAAACGCTATCGGCCGGCATGGATCGCAGAAAAGACCTCTTAGCGGGCATGCTGTGCGACGTGTGCGGCGTCACACGGATATATATGAGAAATGATGCGAAGAGCAGGATGCTGGAAGGGCTTCCTCTCGAGACCGGATTTGTACGAGGAAGCGGTTCTACGACCGTCGAAGTTCACGAAGGGCCGGCGAGATTCGTTGTCAATGTATCCGAAGGACAGAAGACGGGATGGTTCTGCGATCAGCGCGAAAACCGCATGGTCGCAGCGCGGATCGTTGCCGGCGCCCATGTGCTGGAGGGATTCTGTCACACGGGCGCATTTGGCATCCATGCGGCGCTTGAAGGGGCCAGCTCTGTGACCGGGATAGATGTGAGTGCAGAGGCGCTGTCTCTCGCTCGCCGCCACGCTGCCATGAACGGCGTCGAAACCCGTTGCTCGTACCATCAGGGCGATGCGTTTGAAGAGATGCGGCGCATGAATCGAGAAGGGGAGCGGTATGATGTGGTGTTTCTGGATCCTCCGGCATTTGCCAGAAGCAAACAGGCGGTGCCAAAGGCCTTGGCTGGCTATAAAGACGTGAATCTACTTGGAATTCGTCTGACAAAGCCTGATGGGATATTGGTGACCAGTTCTTGTTCGCACCATGTGTCTGAGGAGGCCTTCAAAAATGCGATCTACAAGGCCGCTTACGATGCCAAACGCCAGCTCAAATTGCTTGAGCTGAGAGGACAGGGACGCGACCACCCGATTCTTCCAGAAATGCCTGAGACCCGGTATCTGAAATGCCTCCTATTCCATGTCGCGTAA
- the proC gene encoding pyrroline-5-carboxylate reductase — MFGSRRIAFIGAGNMAEAIIAGLLHSGLANSQLIASDIDSSRRDAVRMRYTIETTGNNRQAADWADVIVLAVEPQILDEVLAETFPLGASSKFIISVAAGYPLSRLAAHLHGAERMVRAMPNTPSCIRQGVTALAYADGVLSEDDERTARLMFEQIGQVVRVNEQLMDAVTGLSGSGPAYVYLMIEALADGGVMMGLSRQAAQILAAQTVAGAAQLVIDSGEHPGVLKDRVASPGGTTIAGLHVLEGGGFRAMLVSAVEAASRRSMELGSQS, encoded by the coding sequence ATGTTTGGAAGTCGTCGGATCGCGTTTATCGGCGCAGGGAATATGGCGGAAGCCATCATTGCGGGTCTTCTACACTCCGGACTGGCGAATTCCCAGCTCATCGCCTCTGACATCGACAGCAGTCGGCGCGATGCCGTTCGCATGAGATATACAATTGAGACGACGGGGAATAATCGTCAAGCGGCCGATTGGGCGGACGTGATCGTCCTGGCCGTCGAGCCTCAAATCCTCGATGAGGTGTTGGCAGAGACATTTCCCCTCGGAGCTTCATCTAAGTTCATCATTTCCGTTGCCGCCGGGTATCCGCTGTCACGTTTGGCGGCGCATCTTCACGGAGCCGAACGGATGGTGCGAGCCATGCCTAACACTCCGTCGTGTATCCGGCAGGGGGTGACGGCTCTGGCATATGCCGATGGCGTGCTGTCGGAGGACGACGAACGGACGGCGCGGCTGATGTTCGAACAAATCGGACAGGTGGTGCGCGTGAATGAACAGTTGATGGATGCGGTAACGGGGTTGAGCGGAAGCGGGCCCGCGTATGTCTATCTCATGATCGAAGCCCTTGCCGATGGCGGAGTCATGATGGGGCTGTCGCGTCAGGCTGCGCAGATTTTAGCCGCGCAGACGGTTGCCGGCGCTGCCCAACTTGTCATCGACTCGGGAGAGCATCCCGGAGTGCTCAAAGACCGTGTGGCTTCCCCCGGCGGAACCACGATAGCGGGGCTTCATGTTTTGGAAGGCGGAGGGTTTCGAGCGATGCTCGTGTCGGCAGTGGAGGCGGCTTCTAGGCGATCAATGGAATTGGGTTCACAGTCTTAG
- a CDS encoding RNA methyltransferase, whose translation MPALTRPLTRASAAHIRKLLHEKRTREADGTFVVEGAKAVRDVLAEYPSLVQTVVTTPAYCRRELPTDRHLRETSGVFSYTCSSQVFATLSNVRTPQEILAVVKQPVWSESEVLSQDRVLGLFGERIQDPLNLGAIIRTAAALNSTALWLTSDSVDRFNPKVVRATGGALLCLPMFIRPDVAGLSSKGCAVYASDASLREAVEIESIHSIPDRLILVFGNEGQGVSEHTRRAAVVRFSIPIRSSMESLNVSASVAIALHYFGRLPTIAGQSLPSM comes from the coding sequence GTGCCTGCTCTCACTCGCCCGTTGACGCGCGCCTCAGCGGCGCACATCAGAAAACTCCTTCATGAAAAGCGGACTCGCGAAGCCGACGGCACCTTCGTCGTCGAAGGTGCCAAGGCTGTGCGGGACGTGCTCGCCGAATATCCCTCTCTCGTTCAAACGGTCGTGACTACGCCGGCATATTGCCGACGGGAACTTCCGACCGACCGACACCTGAGAGAGACATCAGGGGTTTTCTCCTATACATGCTCCAGCCAAGTCTTCGCGACGCTGTCGAATGTCCGGACTCCTCAAGAAATACTTGCCGTCGTCAAGCAACCGGTCTGGAGCGAGTCTGAGGTCTTGAGCCAAGACCGTGTGCTGGGGTTGTTCGGAGAGAGGATTCAGGATCCTCTGAATCTTGGAGCGATTATTCGGACGGCCGCCGCGCTGAATTCCACTGCACTGTGGCTGACCTCGGACTCGGTTGATCGGTTCAATCCCAAAGTTGTTCGGGCGACCGGCGGAGCCTTGCTGTGCCTTCCGATGTTCATTAGACCGGACGTGGCCGGCTTATCCTCCAAAGGGTGCGCGGTCTATGCGTCGGATGCGTCTTTGCGCGAAGCCGTGGAAATCGAGAGCATTCATTCGATTCCGGATCGTCTCATCCTCGTCTTCGGAAATGAAGGGCAAGGCGTGAGCGAGCATACGAGGAGAGCGGCCGTAGTGCGATTCTCCATCCCCATACGTTCCAGTATGGAATCTCTCAACGTGTCTGCAAGTGTAGCGATCGCACTTCACTATTTTGGGCGCCTTCCGACTATTGCTGGACAATCTCTCCCTTCGATGTAA
- a CDS encoding S9 family peptidase, giving the protein MLGSLLEGCSSYEQIISEPLPLETGNSISGRLPIKSFASLPLIQSMKLSPSGTHLASIQNIGTKTYVVTSTHDGKNLKRILESENKTFSVRWFEWFDDERLLVSVMVADVRRDTAVHHKWVQTRLFAINRDGSNLKTDLVTPEVDPLRGQPDHLPQLQDGMIGRIPGDSRSILIALDFKTPTYPDVYKLDVYTGERELVERNIYGIRTWVADRQGVVRLGVAVEGTTIHYLVKIPGRDSWQTLRKFDVEREAGLAPLGFDEDPNILYVKQDLDGRSAVYRMDLSNLESPPALLASHAVYDVNGSLIYAPWLKRAVGLQYDADTSKNTYWSADVETLHARVNVALPGRANIIYSSSHDGLRHLVTSEHATQPRQWYLLDEPSNRLIWIADAYPDLNPKVLAEPAPLTVKARDGTILHGYFTKPPGRNVRRPLILFPHGGPVYRDDRSFDYWTQFFVSRGWSVLQVNFRGSSGYGREFMEAGFKRWGLEMQDDLTDSVQQVVARGLADPNRICIVGGSYGGYAALMGIAKTPDAYRCAVSFAGVSDLQFLLQQNIHNVNYRIGWERQLGSAWSDRARLNATSPINHVEKIRTPLLMMHGAEDRVVLVEQSREMAVALKKAGNTNFRYVEFPDGDHHLSRAEDRIRVFNEMEKFLATHLDGPLTAARAGLAH; this is encoded by the coding sequence ATGCTCGGTTCTCTCTTGGAAGGCTGTTCTTCCTACGAGCAGATTATTTCGGAACCGTTGCCGCTCGAAACAGGAAACTCGATATCTGGCCGTCTTCCCATCAAGTCCTTTGCCTCGCTCCCATTAATTCAATCCATGAAGTTGTCTCCCTCGGGGACCCATCTGGCTTCAATACAAAACATTGGAACCAAGACCTATGTCGTGACGTCCACCCACGATGGCAAGAATCTCAAAAGAATTCTGGAAAGCGAGAACAAAACGTTCTCAGTCCGATGGTTTGAATGGTTCGATGATGAACGGTTGCTGGTCAGCGTCATGGTGGCGGACGTCAGGCGTGATACGGCTGTTCACCATAAATGGGTGCAGACCCGTCTTTTCGCCATCAATCGCGATGGCTCGAATCTCAAGACCGACCTGGTCACGCCGGAGGTGGATCCGTTGCGTGGCCAGCCCGATCATCTGCCGCAGCTTCAAGATGGAATGATCGGGAGAATACCAGGTGATTCACGTTCCATCCTGATCGCCTTGGATTTTAAGACTCCCACCTATCCGGATGTCTACAAACTCGACGTGTATACCGGTGAACGGGAGTTGGTCGAACGAAACATCTATGGAATTCGCACCTGGGTTGCCGACCGTCAGGGTGTTGTCCGCTTGGGAGTGGCCGTGGAGGGCACGACGATTCATTATCTCGTCAAGATACCGGGAAGAGATTCATGGCAAACCCTGCGCAAATTCGACGTCGAACGAGAAGCCGGATTGGCGCCGTTGGGATTCGATGAAGATCCGAACATACTGTATGTCAAACAGGATCTTGACGGACGATCTGCTGTCTACAGAATGGATCTGTCCAATCTCGAATCACCGCCGGCCCTCTTGGCTTCTCATGCTGTTTACGACGTGAATGGAAGTCTCATCTATGCTCCCTGGTTGAAACGCGCGGTCGGTCTGCAGTATGACGCCGATACATCGAAGAACACGTATTGGAGCGCTGATGTGGAAACGTTGCACGCCAGAGTGAATGTGGCCCTTCCGGGACGGGCCAATATTATCTATAGCAGCAGTCACGATGGCTTGCGCCATCTGGTTACCTCCGAACACGCCACGCAGCCGCGGCAATGGTATCTTCTGGACGAACCCAGTAATCGACTGATTTGGATTGCAGACGCCTACCCGGACTTGAATCCGAAAGTACTGGCCGAGCCGGCTCCTCTCACCGTCAAAGCCAGGGATGGAACGATTCTGCATGGGTACTTCACCAAGCCACCCGGCCGGAACGTGCGTCGGCCGCTCATACTCTTTCCTCACGGCGGACCGGTCTACAGAGATGATCGGAGCTTTGATTACTGGACGCAGTTTTTCGTCAGTCGAGGTTGGTCCGTTTTGCAGGTCAATTTCAGGGGATCGAGCGGGTACGGACGCGAATTTATGGAAGCGGGATTCAAGCGGTGGGGTCTTGAAATGCAGGACGATCTGACGGATAGCGTGCAACAGGTCGTTGCTCGGGGTCTGGCGGATCCGAATCGAATATGCATCGTAGGAGGAAGTTATGGCGGATACGCCGCGCTGATGGGTATTGCCAAAACACCGGACGCCTACAGGTGTGCCGTGAGTTTTGCGGGCGTATCCGATCTCCAGTTTTTGCTGCAGCAGAACATACATAACGTAAACTATAGAATAGGATGGGAACGGCAACTGGGATCGGCATGGTCCGACCGCGCCCGCTTAAACGCCACCTCTCCTATCAATCATGTGGAGAAGATTCGGACGCCGCTCTTAATGATGCATGGCGCGGAAGATCGCGTCGTATTGGTTGAGCAATCACGTGAAATGGCGGTCGCTTTGAAGAAGGCCGGCAATACAAATTTTCGGTATGTGGAATTTCCTGATGGAGACCATCACCTGAGCCGTGCGGAGGATCGTATCAGAGTGTTTAATGAAATGGAAAAGTTTCTGGCTACACATCTCGACGGCCCGCTGACGGCAGCCCGTGCTGGTCTTGCGCACTAA
- a CDS encoding mannosyl-3-phosphoglycerate phosphatase codes for MRIGHESSPEVLDKPLTHLVVFTDLDGSLLDSTTYSFDSAREALQLLREREVPLVLVSSKTRAEMEPLRMRLNHQGPFIVENGAAVFVPQGLFNFPLERGRTRSPYEVIELGLPYYMLRDVLKQVEEAVETPLLGFGDLTVEEIMQTTALPRTDAILAQQREYDEPFMLEGPPALVAEVCRQIVTRGLRWTKGSRFFHLTGDNDKGQAAALLLRCYQRQIRLQEVAGRIETVGIGDSINDAPLLAMVDHPILVQKPDGSYDPDIHVPGMIRAGGIGPAGWNRAVLELFERVDQGR; via the coding sequence TTGAGAATTGGACATGAATCGTCTCCCGAGGTATTGGACAAACCGTTGACACACCTCGTGGTGTTTACAGACTTGGATGGGTCTCTGCTGGACAGCACGACCTACTCATTTGACTCGGCAAGGGAGGCACTCCAGCTGTTGCGGGAACGAGAAGTCCCCCTCGTGCTGGTTTCCAGCAAAACCAGAGCCGAGATGGAACCCCTGCGGATGCGGCTCAATCATCAGGGACCGTTTATCGTCGAGAACGGAGCCGCAGTGTTCGTCCCACAGGGCCTCTTCAATTTTCCCCTGGAACGCGGACGAACCAGATCGCCATACGAAGTCATTGAACTGGGGCTGCCCTATTACATGCTTCGGGACGTCTTGAAGCAGGTCGAAGAAGCTGTGGAGACGCCGTTGCTCGGCTTCGGTGACCTGACGGTCGAAGAGATCATGCAGACCACGGCACTCCCGCGCACGGACGCCATACTGGCCCAACAAAGGGAATACGACGAGCCGTTCATGCTGGAGGGGCCGCCTGCGCTCGTGGCAGAGGTCTGCCGGCAGATCGTCACGCGGGGATTACGATGGACCAAAGGAAGCCGATTCTTCCATCTGACCGGAGACAACGATAAGGGGCAGGCCGCCGCACTATTGCTCCGCTGCTACCAACGCCAGATACGTCTGCAGGAGGTGGCGGGCCGCATCGAGACCGTGGGGATCGGCGATAGCATCAACGATGCGCCGTTATTGGCGATGGTCGATCATCCGATCCTGGTTCAAAAACCGGATGGCTCGTACGATCCAGATATCCATGTGCCCGGAATGATACGGGCGGGCGGGATCGGACCTGCCGGCTGGAACCGGGCGGTGCTGGAATTATTCGAGCGCGTCGACCAGGGCCGGTGA
- a CDS encoding alpha-keto acid decarboxylase family protein, with protein MSDTASIGSAVIERLHQLGVRHIFGIPGDYVLTLYQLIERSPIQHVGTTREDCAGFAADAYARINGIGAACVTYCVGGLNTVNAIACAYAERSPVVLLTGSPGLSERTKMPYMHHMVREFSTQRDVFERMTVAAVSLDDPLTAEREMDRAFAALLRYRRPIYIEIPRDLVHTPLGTPLRPLCLNDEPSDPAALDEAIEEVRMMLASAKRPAILAGAEIGRFGLQDHLARLVEQLNVPIASTLLGKSIIREDHPLYVGVYGGLIARDEIQQFINDSDCLLILGSILSDMEGLDARSPLILEGRTVHATADRVAIKHHRYDTIRFEDFVRALSTYPFTRFSSRPLPDPFPIEHKPVEQEGNVTLYGLFRHLDGVLDARTRIVADVGESLFAAADLHVHRRFEFLSPAYYTSMGFAVPAAVGAAFADPSVRSIVLVGDGAFQMTGTELATAVRYRQFPIVIVLNNRGYSTEREILEGPFNDIHDWHYDRICDVIGGGCGMRIRTQDEFERGLAAALADQNSLYVLNVLLDPADRSPGMVRLAHRLAKRLATDRP; from the coding sequence ATGAGCGATACGGCTTCGATCGGATCAGCGGTCATCGAGCGATTGCACCAATTGGGTGTCCGTCACATTTTCGGCATTCCGGGTGACTACGTGCTCACCCTCTATCAGCTGATTGAGCGCTCGCCGATCCAGCACGTCGGAACCACTCGGGAGGATTGCGCCGGCTTCGCTGCTGATGCCTATGCGCGCATCAACGGAATAGGCGCCGCCTGCGTCACGTACTGCGTCGGTGGCTTGAATACCGTCAATGCCATTGCGTGCGCGTACGCGGAACGCTCTCCTGTCGTATTGCTCACCGGTTCGCCGGGTCTGTCCGAACGCACCAAGATGCCTTATATGCATCACATGGTTCGGGAGTTTTCCACGCAGCGCGATGTCTTTGAGCGGATGACCGTGGCCGCCGTCTCGCTTGATGATCCGCTGACGGCCGAGCGTGAAATGGACCGTGCGTTTGCCGCATTGCTTCGTTATCGACGCCCCATCTATATAGAAATTCCGCGAGACCTGGTCCATACGCCGCTGGGCACTCCGTTGCGGCCGTTGTGTCTCAACGACGAACCCAGCGATCCGGCTGCGCTCGACGAGGCGATCGAAGAAGTCCGCATGATGCTTGCCTCTGCCAAACGACCCGCAATTCTCGCCGGCGCTGAGATCGGCCGGTTCGGCCTGCAGGATCATCTCGCCCGTCTCGTCGAACAGTTGAACGTCCCCATCGCGTCAACCCTGCTGGGAAAATCAATCATCCGGGAGGACCATCCGCTCTATGTCGGCGTGTACGGCGGATTGATCGCACGCGATGAAATTCAACAGTTCATCAATGACTCCGATTGTCTTCTGATCTTGGGGTCCATTCTCTCCGACATGGAAGGATTGGATGCACGTTCGCCATTGATCTTAGAAGGACGCACCGTTCATGCCACTGCCGACCGGGTCGCGATCAAGCATCATCGGTACGACACGATCCGTTTCGAAGATTTCGTCCGTGCCCTCAGCACGTATCCGTTTACCCGGTTTTCTTCGAGACCGCTCCCCGATCCGTTCCCAATCGAGCACAAACCGGTTGAACAGGAGGGGAACGTGACCCTCTACGGATTGTTCCGTCACCTGGACGGCGTGCTGGATGCGCGGACACGCATCGTGGCCGATGTGGGCGAATCACTTTTCGCCGCGGCCGATCTTCATGTGCACAGGCGCTTTGAATTTCTTTCCCCGGCCTACTACACATCCATGGGTTTTGCCGTCCCGGCGGCCGTCGGAGCCGCCTTTGCCGATCCTTCCGTGCGATCGATCGTGCTGGTCGGTGACGGCGCGTTTCAAATGACGGGCACCGAACTCGCGACCGCCGTCCGGTACCGACAATTTCCAATCGTCATCGTATTGAACAATCGCGGATATTCAACCGAACGGGAAATTTTAGAGGGTCCGTTCAATGATATCCACGACTGGCACTACGACCGAATTTGCGACGTGATCGGAGGCGGATGCGGGATGCGGATCCGCACTCAAGATGAATTTGAGCGTGGTCTGGCAGCCGCGCTCGCGGACCAAAACAGTCTTTACGTGTTGAACGTGCTCTTGGATCCCGCCGACCGTTCCCCCGGTATGGTCAGACTGGCTCATCGGTTAGCCAAGCGGCTGGCAACGGACCGTCCCTAG
- a CDS encoding glycosyl transferase — protein MSDFYQNGVVTVLHRLGRPNVEQLEQELVRYGHDHPIALVLPSLYAELSRPALKHIVETLKKVSYLNEIVISLDRASALEFRLAKQYFSELPHRVRVIWNDGARIQNILSRLVTNNIDIGLPGKGRGCWMAFGYILARNQSQVIALHDCDITSYNREYLARLCYPVANPNLGYEFCKGYYSRVTDRLHGRVTRLFITPLIRSLQQLVGPHPLLTFLDSFRYPLAGEFAMVKDLAWTNRIPGDWGLEIGVLAEVYRNCALRRICQADIADAYEHKHQDLSNDNPNAGLLKMCVDITKSLFRNLASEGVILSDGVLKTLRATYLQSAQEAISRYENDAAINSLAFDRHEERTAVEVFLQGMKIATDGFREDALGVPMISNWSRVAHAVPDIFERIIESVEEDHAWNPTAESVAAPL, from the coding sequence ATGTCCGATTTTTATCAGAACGGCGTAGTCACGGTCTTACATCGTCTCGGCAGGCCCAATGTCGAGCAATTGGAACAAGAGCTCGTCAGATACGGTCATGATCATCCTATCGCGCTCGTACTCCCGTCTTTGTATGCAGAATTGAGCAGACCCGCGCTCAAACACATCGTCGAAACGCTCAAGAAAGTCTCGTATCTCAATGAAATCGTCATCTCGCTGGACCGAGCGTCGGCGCTGGAGTTTCGCTTGGCGAAGCAATATTTCTCAGAGCTCCCCCACCGCGTCCGGGTCATCTGGAACGATGGCGCCAGGATACAGAATATTCTGAGCCGCCTGGTCACGAACAACATCGACATCGGGCTGCCGGGAAAGGGTCGGGGTTGTTGGATGGCGTTCGGCTATATCCTCGCACGCAATCAGAGCCAGGTGATCGCCTTGCACGATTGCGACATCACCAGTTACAATCGCGAGTATCTAGCCCGCCTCTGTTATCCCGTGGCCAATCCGAATCTGGGTTACGAGTTCTGCAAAGGTTATTACAGTCGAGTCACTGACCGGCTGCATGGCCGCGTGACGCGGCTCTTTATCACGCCACTGATCCGTAGCCTTCAGCAACTCGTCGGTCCGCATCCTCTGCTGACCTTTCTCGACAGTTTCCGCTACCCGTTGGCCGGAGAATTTGCCATGGTCAAGGATTTGGCATGGACGAACCGAATACCAGGCGATTGGGGGCTGGAGATCGGCGTCTTGGCGGAGGTGTACCGTAATTGCGCGCTTCGCCGCATCTGCCAGGCCGATATCGCGGATGCCTATGAACACAAGCATCAGGACCTTTCGAACGACAATCCCAATGCCGGGCTGCTGAAAATGTGCGTTGATATCACGAAGTCATTGTTCCGTAATCTCGCCAGCGAGGGAGTCATCTTGTCGGACGGAGTGTTGAAGACATTGCGGGCGACATACCTTCAGAGTGCGCAAGAAGCCATCAGCCGCTATGAAAACGATGCGGCGATCAACAGCCTCGCATTCGATCGCCATGAGGAACGCACGGCCGTGGAGGTATTCCTTCAGGGCATGAAAATCGCGACCGACGGGTTCCGCGAGGACGCTCTCGGCGTGCCGATGATTTCGAATTGGAGCCGGGTCGCACACGCCGTCCCGGACATATTTGAACGGATCATCGAATCCGTCGAAGAGGATCATGCGTGGAATCCCACCGCCGAATCCGTGGCGGCACCACTATGA